One segment of Corynebacterium caspium DSM 44850 DNA contains the following:
- the putP gene encoding sodium/proline symporter PutP encodes MSDYAYQILTMLIYFMVMIGIGLWAYKRTSNVDDYMLGGRQLNPMVAALSAGASDMSGWLLMGLPGALYTTGIVELWIAVGLTIGAWLNWKIVAPRLRSYTEVSNNSITVPSFLDSRLRDSTHSLRIVSGLIILFFFTFYVSSGMVAGGTFFEGAFGLDYRWGMLLIAAVTMFYTLLGGFVAVSYTDVVQGIIMVLALTAVPIVGIMHVGGVGPMLDTIREVDPTLLMPVSGATVIGVISALAWGLGYFGQPHIIVRFMALRSPKDTGNARIIGIAWMLLACLGALGTAFVGIAIYRHDASQLANPEQVFIVVGQLLFHPLIAGFMLAAILAAIMSTISSQLLVSSSALIEDVYMTFTNRSLTEKSAVALSRISVGILALLAAVLAWNPNDTILGLVAFAWAGFGASFGPVILISLFWRKLTGFGALAGMVMGAASVIVWANMKGGIFDLYEILPGFIVNFLVTVVVSKLTYSMNTVIDKEFTTAVLLTKNWSARDEALAELRQVTGDNPDAFRPRSVALNTEETQK; translated from the coding sequence ATGAGCGATTACGCTTACCAGATACTAACTATGCTCATTTACTTCATGGTCATGATCGGCATCGGACTGTGGGCTTATAAACGCACCTCCAACGTAGATGACTATATGCTTGGCGGACGCCAACTAAACCCCATGGTAGCTGCCCTTTCAGCAGGCGCTTCTGATATGTCTGGTTGGCTGCTCATGGGCTTGCCAGGCGCACTTTATACCACCGGCATCGTGGAACTTTGGATTGCTGTGGGACTCACCATTGGGGCCTGGCTGAACTGGAAGATAGTGGCCCCGCGTTTGCGGTCCTACACCGAAGTTTCCAATAACTCCATTACTGTTCCGTCCTTCTTGGATTCCCGGCTTCGCGATTCCACGCACTCGCTGCGCATCGTATCCGGGCTCATTATTTTATTCTTCTTTACCTTCTACGTATCTTCAGGCATGGTAGCCGGCGGCACTTTCTTTGAAGGCGCCTTTGGCTTGGATTACCGCTGGGGCATGTTATTAATTGCCGCAGTTACCATGTTTTATACCCTGCTAGGTGGTTTCGTAGCGGTCTCCTATACCGACGTAGTACAAGGCATCATCATGGTGCTGGCCTTAACCGCAGTGCCGATTGTAGGCATTATGCACGTTGGCGGTGTTGGGCCCATGCTTGACACCATCCGAGAAGTTGATCCTACCCTTTTGATGCCGGTATCTGGGGCTACTGTAATCGGGGTAATTTCTGCCCTAGCCTGGGGTTTAGGCTATTTTGGACAGCCTCATATTATTGTGCGATTCATGGCATTGCGCAGCCCTAAAGATACTGGCAATGCGCGCATAATTGGCATTGCTTGGATGCTCCTCGCTTGTTTGGGCGCCCTCGGTACTGCATTTGTGGGTATCGCAATTTATCGACATGACGCTTCCCAACTAGCCAACCCGGAGCAAGTATTTATTGTGGTGGGCCAGCTCCTCTTCCACCCCTTGATTGCTGGCTTCATGTTGGCCGCCATTTTGGCTGCCATTATGTCCACTATTTCCTCTCAGCTATTGGTGAGCTCTTCAGCGCTTATCGAAGATGTGTACATGACCTTTACCAATCGTTCGCTAACTGAGAAATCTGCTGTCGCGCTCTCCCGGATTTCCGTGGGCATATTAGCACTGCTAGCTGCGGTGCTGGCCTGGAATCCCAATGACACAATTCTTGGTTTGGTAGCTTTTGCCTGGGCTGGATTCGGAGCTTCCTTTGGGCCAGTAATTTTGATCTCCCTTTTCTGGCGCAAACTAACCGGCTTTGGTGCACTAGCTGGCATGGTAATGGGTGCCGCTTCCGTTATCGTGTGGGCCAATATGAAAGGTGGGATCTTTGATCTATATGAAATTCTGCCTGGATTTATCGTGAACTTCCTAGTAACCGTTGTGGTTTCTAAGCTCACTTACAGCATGAATACCGTAATTGATAAAGAATTCACCACCGCAGTACTGCTCACTAAGAATTGGTCTGCTCGTGATGAAGCCTTGGCCGAACTACGCCAAGTAACTGGCGATAACCCAGATGCCTTCCGTCCACGTTCTGTAGCTCTAAACACTGAAGAAACTCAAAAATAA
- a CDS encoding anti-sigma factor domain-containing protein → MNKYDPVPFGSLEAELLADDIFSAEPIAVAPTLKAELMQRLENDDRNTVATDGAAAAVPDVVADADAVPDDAATVVDAEVTPPAGGGNVTDISEYRNRRLSRAFTAVAASLLLVVGGFGGGRYVTMNDMADTEVFAAIHEASDYTQTTYTTEDGHTIRLVWSYEAHAAALVMPADMDMPDDMMVKAWLVKGQEMNSIGEYSGQKGNFTMLTDMPDRGDSVMLTVEKKDGSEENMLADIPMK, encoded by the coding sequence ATGAATAAATACGACCCCGTTCCTTTCGGAAGCCTTGAGGCCGAACTATTAGCCGACGATATTTTCTCTGCGGAACCGATAGCAGTGGCCCCGACCCTAAAAGCTGAACTCATGCAGCGACTCGAAAATGACGACCGCAACACTGTTGCGACGGATGGCGCAGCTGCTGCTGTGCCGGATGTTGTGGCGGATGCGGATGCTGTGCCGGATGATGCCGCAACGGTTGTTGATGCTGAAGTTACGCCACCTGCTGGTGGCGGGAATGTCACTGATATTTCGGAGTATCGCAACCGTCGTTTGAGCCGAGCCTTTACCGCCGTGGCAGCTAGCTTATTGCTGGTAGTTGGCGGATTTGGCGGTGGACGTTATGTGACCATGAACGATATGGCAGATACCGAAGTTTTCGCCGCTATCCATGAAGCTTCGGACTATACCCAAACCACCTATACCACCGAAGATGGCCATACCATCCGCTTGGTGTGGTCTTATGAAGCCCATGCAGCGGCATTGGTCATGCCTGCCGATATGGATATGCCCGATGACATGATGGTCAAAGCTTGGCTGGTAAAAGGCCAAGAAATGAATTCCATTGGGGAATATTCTGGACAAAAAGGCAATTTTACGATGCTCACCGATATGCCTGATCGCGGAGATTCCGTGATGCTAACGGTAGAGAAAAAAGATGGTTCGGAAGAAAATATGCTGGCAGATATTCCGATGAAATGA
- a CDS encoding cytochrome c biogenesis protein CcdA, whose amino-acid sequence MFSNILVGLLGGLITGISPCILPILPIIFLSGANSATAASLDPAGAAPRKSASRYYPLLVVSGLVVSFTAVTLLGSTLLNLLGLPQDFIRWMGIVLLAVIGIALMFPKLEELLERPFLYIRSKQANRDSNGFVFGLVLGTAFIPCAGPVLTAISVAGSTGKLGWDTFFLGFSFAIGVAIPLFFFASAGQKATERISGYQRHQRLIRTLAGIAMLALSVGLVLNVPAKIQRLIPDYTAGLQQGTDRLLHADSTNALCEVDGTQLADCGPQPEITGIVDWFNTPDEQPLAHAVPAGGVRIVDFWAYSCINCQRSIPGIEKLYEHYNDAGLQVIGVHSPEYAFEKVPANVRAGAQDLGITYPVAVDSDLATWQAFDNHYWPAQYLVDESGKIRFFHFGEGGEELLEEHIRELLSTQQPGVELPAPLFTAEKMAAEKQVAMSQAHINPETYLFPQRAKYYQGQTAFQEGTHDYGAAQAPEQGRFTLAGKWTADKESVTPAAETSEIALGLHAHHVYLVASGKGEISYTFQGQEYRKMIDGVPNGIDLLPGDDLKEGPLEIKVTGDVHLHSFTFG is encoded by the coding sequence ATGTTTTCCAATATTCTCGTGGGTTTATTGGGAGGTTTAATTACCGGTATTTCTCCGTGTATCCTCCCAATTCTTCCCATCATCTTCTTATCTGGGGCCAATAGTGCCACTGCCGCTAGCTTGGATCCAGCAGGAGCAGCCCCGCGTAAATCGGCCTCCCGCTACTATCCTCTTTTGGTAGTTTCCGGCTTGGTGGTTTCCTTTACGGCTGTCACTCTGTTGGGCTCTACGCTGCTAAATCTTTTGGGTTTGCCGCAAGATTTCATCCGGTGGATGGGCATCGTTTTGCTCGCAGTTATCGGCATTGCCTTAATGTTCCCCAAATTAGAGGAACTTTTGGAGCGCCCTTTCCTCTATATCCGTTCCAAGCAAGCCAACCGGGATTCCAACGGGTTTGTATTTGGTCTGGTATTGGGAACTGCTTTTATTCCGTGCGCAGGCCCAGTTCTCACCGCAATTAGTGTCGCTGGTTCTACCGGAAAACTTGGCTGGGATACCTTCTTCCTTGGTTTCTCCTTCGCAATCGGAGTTGCCATCCCGCTATTCTTCTTTGCCTCAGCTGGCCAAAAAGCTACCGAGCGCATTAGTGGCTACCAGCGCCATCAGCGCCTAATTCGTACCCTTGCCGGCATAGCGATGCTAGCTCTTTCGGTTGGTTTGGTACTTAATGTTCCTGCCAAAATCCAGCGCCTCATTCCGGATTACACCGCCGGTTTACAGCAGGGCACCGATCGTTTATTGCATGCAGATTCCACCAATGCGCTCTGCGAAGTCGATGGCACTCAGCTAGCTGATTGTGGTCCGCAGCCAGAGATCACCGGCATCGTGGATTGGTTCAATACCCCCGATGAGCAGCCGTTAGCCCATGCCGTACCTGCAGGTGGGGTGCGCATCGTAGATTTCTGGGCTTATTCCTGCATCAATTGTCAGCGTTCTATTCCTGGAATCGAAAAGCTTTATGAGCACTATAACGATGCTGGGCTGCAGGTAATTGGGGTGCATTCTCCGGAATATGCTTTTGAGAAGGTACCGGCGAATGTGCGGGCCGGAGCACAGGATTTAGGAATCACTTATCCGGTGGCAGTGGATTCAGATCTTGCTACTTGGCAGGCATTTGATAACCACTACTGGCCAGCACAGTACTTGGTGGATGAGTCTGGAAAGATTCGTTTCTTCCACTTTGGCGAAGGTGGCGAGGAGCTTCTCGAAGAACATATTCGAGAGCTGCTAAGCACCCAACAACCTGGCGTCGAACTGCCGGCACCGCTATTTACCGCCGAGAAAATGGCTGCGGAAAAGCAGGTAGCAATGTCTCAGGCCCATATCAATCCGGAAACCTACCTATTCCCGCAGCGCGCTAAGTACTATCAGGGCCAAACCGCTTTCCAGGAAGGCACCCACGATTATGGTGCTGCACAGGCCCCTGAGCAGGGACGTTTCACCTTAGCTGGCAAGTGGACTGCTGATAAAGAGTCTGTGACCCCAGCCGCAGAGACCAGCGAAATTGCTCTTGGTTTGCATGCGCATCATGTGTATTTGGTGGCCTCTGGAAAGGGCGAAATTAGCTACACTTTCCAAGGTCAGGAATATCGCAAGATGATAGACGGAGTGCCTAATGGCATTGATTTGCTCCCTGGCGATGACCTCAAAGAGGGTCCGCTAGAAATCAAAGTCACCGGCGACGTCCATCTGCATTCCTTCACTTTTGGATGA
- a CDS encoding sigma-70 family RNA polymerase sigma factor: MNALKDEVSALLIAVGRQDQEAFSHLYDRVAGYLLAYIRKVVLNEQVAEDILQITMWQIWEQASTFDPERGSAQAWLAVLARRRAIDYVRTNEARKQREAYTSVGEPESTGDSVPVDFLAREAQEEIATAVQKLSPAIRESIDAVFFRSMTHQQAAEYLGIPLGTLKTRVRSGITQLRHALEER, from the coding sequence GTGAATGCTTTGAAAGACGAAGTCTCCGCGCTTCTCATTGCGGTGGGACGCCAAGATCAGGAAGCTTTCTCTCATCTTTATGACCGCGTAGCTGGTTATTTGTTGGCATATATTCGCAAGGTAGTGCTCAATGAGCAGGTTGCCGAAGATATTTTGCAAATAACAATGTGGCAAATATGGGAGCAAGCCTCCACCTTTGACCCCGAGCGAGGGAGTGCCCAAGCTTGGCTGGCGGTGCTTGCCCGACGGCGCGCCATTGATTATGTGCGCACCAACGAAGCCCGCAAGCAGCGCGAAGCTTATACTTCCGTAGGTGAACCAGAATCCACTGGTGACTCAGTACCAGTGGACTTCTTAGCCCGTGAGGCACAAGAAGAAATAGCCACGGCAGTACAAAAGCTTTCACCGGCGATTCGAGAAAGTATCGACGCGGTATTCTTCCGCTCGATGACCCACCAACAGGCCGCAGAATACCTGGGAATTCCCCTCGGCACCTTAAAAACCCGCGTGCGAAGCGGTATAACCCAACTGCGACACGCTTTGGAGGAGCGATGA
- a CDS encoding YbjN domain-containing protein, which translates to MSTLLVISRLKHLNELGAKEILLDSCNRWNKNTKFLKAYLIIDSKGTISVLTEWSLLCRYGINDAQLEQHFSNFAKGTSEFFRRMEREISDSTGYFG; encoded by the coding sequence ATGAGTACTTTATTAGTTATTAGCCGGCTTAAGCATTTGAATGAGTTAGGGGCTAAGGAAATACTCTTAGATTCTTGTAATAGATGGAATAAAAATACCAAATTCTTAAAAGCTTATTTAATAATTGATTCCAAAGGAACTATTTCGGTACTCACTGAGTGGAGCCTGCTATGCCGATATGGGATCAATGACGCCCAGCTAGAGCAGCATTTTTCCAATTTTGCGAAAGGCACTAGTGAATTTTTCCGAAGAATGGAGCGAGAAATCTCAGATTCCACCGGATATTTTGGGTAG
- a CDS encoding DNA polymerase III subunit delta': MTSRSVSERLADIPAVRDRVLAAAHAGRARPQNSGTDAASGTASIADTYALAHSWVVTGAPGSGRSQAVVAFTAALQCTDPTEIGCGKCADCRAVFGGSHTDVVHIIPTELSLGVPFVRAEIISQAHSMPTVGKWRVVIVENADRLTREAANALLKTVEEPPLRTIMMFCAPSTDPEDFAVTLNSRCRHLYIPSPSVAEIERILTTEENTTPEIARLAAHASMRHIGRARLLVNNPSMQARRAQSLQLAAQIKRHESGFLAMSSLLKMIDKEIAESFAASDATEVEKMRQSLGLGGKGKGVARANRDGTAHLRRLEESIKKRTTRRRRDRFDLALIDLAGLYRDALLVAIGSDIEPVHRDFAPLAAEIAASVGESGLVACLDAIEICRRHIAQNVPLHTAGDALIGRLRLAYGMK, encoded by the coding sequence GTGACTTCCCGATCTGTGTCTGAGCGCCTGGCAGATATTCCTGCTGTCCGTGACCGTGTGTTAGCTGCCGCCCACGCTGGACGCGCCCGCCCCCAAAATAGCGGCACTGACGCTGCCTCCGGCACCGCCTCTATAGCAGATACTTATGCTTTAGCCCATTCCTGGGTGGTTACTGGCGCGCCAGGTTCGGGGCGTTCCCAAGCGGTGGTGGCTTTTACTGCCGCTTTGCAGTGCACGGATCCCACGGAGATCGGCTGCGGTAAATGTGCTGACTGCCGGGCCGTTTTTGGGGGCTCGCATACCGATGTGGTGCATATTATTCCCACTGAATTATCGTTGGGGGTGCCCTTTGTGCGGGCTGAAATTATTTCTCAAGCACACAGCATGCCGACGGTTGGTAAATGGCGAGTAGTGATTGTAGAAAATGCGGATCGGCTTACCCGTGAAGCCGCTAATGCCTTGCTCAAAACGGTAGAAGAGCCGCCACTGCGCACCATAATGATGTTTTGTGCACCGTCGACAGATCCGGAAGATTTTGCGGTTACTTTGAATTCCCGCTGCCGTCACCTCTATATTCCTTCGCCTTCGGTGGCAGAAATCGAGCGGATTCTCACCACGGAGGAAAATACCACCCCGGAGATAGCACGGCTTGCCGCCCATGCTTCGATGCGTCATATTGGGCGGGCTCGCCTATTGGTAAATAACCCTTCTATGCAGGCCCGACGCGCCCAAAGCTTGCAGTTGGCCGCCCAAATAAAACGCCACGAATCCGGCTTTCTGGCGATGTCTTCCTTGCTGAAAATGATAGATAAGGAAATCGCTGAAAGTTTTGCCGCATCCGATGCCACAGAGGTAGAAAAAATGCGCCAATCCTTAGGCTTAGGCGGCAAAGGCAAAGGGGTTGCGCGAGCAAACCGTGATGGGACAGCACATCTTCGTCGCCTAGAAGAAAGCATCAAAAAGCGTACGACGCGGCGTCGTCGGGATCGCTTTGATTTAGCTTTAATTGATTTAGCTGGCTTATACCGCGATGCGCTCTTGGTTGCTATCGGCTCTGATATAGAACCAGTGCACCGCGATTTTGCGCCACTAGCTGCAGAAATCGCCGCCAGTGTGGGCGAATCTGGTCTAGTAGCTTGTTTGGATGCAATCGAGATTTGTCGGCGCCACATCGCCCAAAATGTGCCGCTGCATACCGCTGGCGACGCCCTAATTGGGCGTCTGCGCCTAGCTTATGGCATGAAATAA
- a CDS encoding recombinase family protein, with the protein MPVTSVGRVHILYNRHMSTEGGLSPTQSIRIGYARVSSADQNLSRQIEALKAEGVEERFIFTDKVSGASRDNRDGEQHQSERHQKADRKSLNTAAKHRRLLANTLQLALRLPYRLLQHLARLVGLLRSPLNAITLSNLPLRYRLMNLIQVHSASKRIRHVASVQLHLMVSFDFGRQLLKG; encoded by the coding sequence ATGCCAGTGACCAGTGTAGGCAGGGTTCACATCCTGTATAACCGACACATGAGTACAGAAGGTGGTCTTTCTCCGACACAATCGATCCGAATCGGCTATGCCCGCGTGTCCTCTGCCGACCAAAACCTCTCCCGACAGATCGAAGCGCTTAAAGCCGAGGGCGTCGAGGAACGCTTCATTTTCACCGATAAGGTTTCTGGCGCATCGCGTGACAACCGTGACGGAGAACAACACCAGAGCGAACGGCATCAAAAAGCCGACCGAAAAAGCCTTAATACCGCCGCCAAACATCGACGTTTGCTGGCGAATACGCTCCAACTGGCGCTCCGACTTCCGTACCGACTCCTTCAACATCTCGCACGTCTCGTCGGCCTGCTCCGCAGCCCGCTTAACGCGATTACTCTCAGCAACCTGCCACTGCGTTACCGTCTCATGAACCTTATCCAGGTTCATAGTGCGAGCAAGCGCATTCGCCACGTTGCGAGTGTTCAGCTGCACCTTATGGTCAGCTTCGACTTTGGCAGACAGCTCCTTAAAGGCTGA
- a CDS encoding DNA polymerase: METLRNIWAPADSKGEARVKEALDYGYGCNYQPLSREIPSQTWAAFIEYPPLQDALKTIKGVSSTPIVTPKGEIVTRDGYNEETGMYIVLDPAIRDLTVLKKPTKKQVDRARQHLLTVFAMEGTKGKNAWMFSSVIDQTNAIAALLTMFVRPNMPNSPLFLIDGLQPGTGKSRLMQSLHLITQGFEPASSVMPSDDTEMEKRLAAFLLAGETSIVFDETKDEQGSLTGFNFKSLRTALTSSRVNYRRLGSNELLKLENGAVMFALGNGINASADVNRRSCPIQLRSTLVDDPKERSDFLIPNITRYITDNRRALLQDCLTIIRAWFVAGQPKPDMKNPLESFDEWFCTIGGILQFTGFTHFLANINKASFTSSLLSDALQSSRITFRPANLSDVSPAMIGRYLSQHDGRVYDELKLTSTSGRARSRTWVLTRKNNPGSGGGGSNPTSPQPTPPVTPAPDPDVSDPWEWCEADTMAPTVSTDNEVVAQPDPSDEHQADIAPFNDKTAPRVDAVVNNQPVRIERRIDGMTGFPFSSTAYNKRVVYFDVETADADQLYTYGHGFIRLCGYAVNDGDVTITTDVQELADVLASADLIVGHNIVNFDLPAIELETDLDVDRLIDERKVVDTLLTSRQIDPPLSAQKNYSYSLDAVAQRYGKTGKLSRNGQTVLKNLATTYGGFDAIPTDNDDYRAYLVQYVELTREVAHTQAVDSYIWREHEVMRLLSFIPRNGFRVDEHFIAQLQHTEAQRTEDARHLLVSTYGLPADKKKPQASKAGREILEDVFSRLGIDVPHTAKSGNLSMRASDLQQCRDNVQPGSEADELLKALIRLSGESSVADTVAKHVRSGRVHPDLAASQATGRFSLTNPALTTLGKRERKNAPQRAMFLPDPGDVLVAIDLSQIDARAMGAHSQDAAYLDALEPGQDMHSAVAAGMLDKLQQTYPEIAQFKRDVIYTGTQQQIIRNAFGRRMRIRPDKAYTQAPAAIGQGTARDIMAECLLRLPRELRSYLRAIVHDEIVLSVPSDRVEDVKKQLHTAFTFDFRIKPKDRPVPILADFAAEGGDWADVYRDEHADWPEMSREYRQNHPDSIPDWLA; the protein is encoded by the coding sequence GTGGAAACGCTACGCAACATCTGGGCACCTGCCGACTCGAAGGGCGAGGCCAGGGTCAAAGAAGCCCTCGACTATGGATACGGCTGCAACTACCAGCCGCTAAGCCGCGAAATCCCGTCTCAAACATGGGCTGCCTTCATTGAATACCCGCCGCTACAAGATGCCCTGAAAACCATCAAAGGCGTGTCCAGCACGCCCATTGTGACCCCCAAAGGTGAGATTGTCACCAGGGACGGCTACAACGAGGAAACGGGAATGTACATCGTTCTTGACCCGGCTATCCGCGATCTAACCGTGCTGAAAAAACCCACGAAAAAACAGGTTGATCGTGCTCGTCAGCACCTACTCACGGTCTTCGCAATGGAGGGTACGAAGGGTAAAAACGCATGGATGTTCTCGTCCGTCATTGACCAGACAAACGCCATTGCTGCTCTGCTCACGATGTTCGTGCGACCCAACATGCCGAACTCTCCGTTGTTCCTAATCGACGGTCTACAACCCGGTACAGGAAAAAGCCGTCTCATGCAGTCCCTGCACCTGATTACCCAAGGTTTTGAACCGGCATCATCTGTCATGCCGTCCGACGATACCGAGATGGAAAAACGGCTTGCCGCGTTCCTTCTCGCTGGTGAAACCTCTATCGTGTTCGATGAAACAAAAGACGAGCAGGGTTCCCTCACAGGCTTCAACTTCAAATCCCTACGAACCGCCTTGACATCCAGCCGTGTCAACTACCGCCGTCTGGGGTCTAACGAACTGCTCAAACTGGAAAACGGCGCAGTCATGTTCGCCCTCGGCAATGGCATCAACGCATCTGCCGACGTCAACCGTCGTTCCTGCCCAATCCAGCTCCGCTCGACACTGGTGGACGATCCTAAAGAGCGCAGCGACTTCCTGATCCCGAACATCACTCGGTACATCACCGACAACCGCCGAGCATTGCTCCAAGATTGTCTCACCATCATCCGAGCGTGGTTTGTAGCAGGCCAACCCAAGCCAGACATGAAAAACCCGTTGGAATCCTTCGACGAATGGTTCTGCACCATCGGCGGAATCCTTCAGTTCACGGGGTTCACTCACTTCCTGGCCAACATCAACAAGGCGTCGTTTACATCGAGCCTGCTCTCTGATGCGCTTCAAAGTTCCCGCATCACGTTCCGCCCAGCCAACCTCTCCGACGTGTCCCCCGCCATGATCGGACGCTACCTCTCCCAGCACGACGGGCGCGTCTACGACGAGCTGAAACTCACCAGCACCAGCGGTCGAGCACGATCCCGAACATGGGTGTTGACCAGGAAAAATAACCCCGGTAGCGGAGGTGGTGGGTCAAACCCCACGTCGCCGCAGCCAACACCTCCGGTGACTCCTGCTCCTGACCCTGACGTTTCCGATCCGTGGGAGTGGTGCGAAGCCGACACAATGGCACCGACCGTGAGCACTGACAATGAGGTTGTTGCTCAGCCCGACCCTAGTGACGAGCACCAAGCCGACATCGCGCCATTTAACGATAAAACCGCACCCCGTGTGGACGCCGTAGTCAACAATCAACCTGTTCGTATTGAACGCCGCATCGACGGCATGACAGGGTTCCCGTTTAGCTCTACCGCATACAACAAGCGCGTGGTCTACTTCGACGTGGAAACCGCCGATGCCGACCAGCTCTACACCTACGGACACGGCTTTATTCGACTGTGCGGTTATGCCGTCAATGATGGTGATGTCACCATCACGACCGACGTACAGGAACTAGCCGACGTCCTGGCCTCCGCCGACCTCATTGTCGGTCACAACATCGTCAACTTTGACCTGCCCGCAATCGAGCTGGAAACCGATCTTGACGTTGATCGTCTCATTGACGAACGCAAGGTTGTTGACACCCTGCTCACCTCTCGTCAGATCGACCCGCCCTTGTCCGCTCAGAAGAACTATTCGTACAGCTTGGACGCCGTGGCTCAACGCTACGGGAAGACCGGGAAGCTCTCGCGCAATGGCCAGACTGTCCTGAAGAACCTCGCCACCACCTACGGTGGTTTCGACGCGATCCCCACGGACAACGATGACTACCGTGCATACCTCGTCCAGTACGTCGAACTGACTCGTGAAGTTGCACACACGCAGGCTGTGGACAGCTACATCTGGCGTGAACACGAGGTCATGCGTCTACTGAGCTTTATCCCTCGCAACGGGTTCCGTGTCGATGAACACTTCATTGCTCAGCTTCAGCACACCGAAGCTCAGCGCACCGAGGACGCGCGTCACCTTCTGGTGTCCACCTACGGACTGCCCGCAGACAAGAAGAAGCCACAGGCATCGAAAGCCGGTCGAGAAATCCTTGAAGACGTCTTTAGCCGTCTCGGCATTGACGTACCCCACACGGCCAAGTCGGGCAACCTCTCCATGCGAGCCAGCGACCTTCAACAGTGCCGCGACAACGTTCAACCCGGCTCCGAAGCCGATGAACTGCTCAAAGCACTTATCCGGCTATCCGGTGAGTCCTCAGTAGCCGACACCGTTGCCAAGCACGTTCGTTCCGGGCGAGTCCACCCCGATCTCGCAGCGTCCCAGGCAACAGGCCGGTTCAGTCTCACCAACCCAGCGCTAACCACTCTCGGCAAGCGAGAGCGTAAAAATGCGCCACAACGAGCTATGTTCTTGCCTGATCCCGGCGACGTTCTGGTTGCTATCGACTTGTCTCAGATCGACGCTCGAGCAATGGGTGCCCACAGCCAGGACGCGGCCTACCTCGACGCTCTCGAACCCGGCCAAGACATGCACAGTGCTGTTGCCGCTGGCATGCTCGACAAGCTGCAACAGACCTACCCTGAAATCGCTCAGTTCAAACGAGACGTCATTTACACCGGAACCCAACAGCAGATCATCCGCAATGCGTTCGGGCGGCGTATGCGTATCCGCCCCGATAAGGCGTACACCCAAGCCCCGGCTGCAATCGGACAGGGAACAGCCCGCGACATTATGGCCGAGTGCCTGTTACGCCTCCCCCGTGAACTACGCAGCTACCTGCGAGCCATTGTCCACGATGAAATCGTGCTCTCTGTGCCCTCAGACCGAGTAGAGGACGTCAAGAAGCAGTTGCACACCGCGTTCACCTTCGACTTCCGTATCAAGCCAAAAGACCGCCCCGTGCCGATCCTGGCTGACTTCGCAGCCGAAGGCGGGGACTGGGCTGATGTGTACCGCGACGAGCACGCCGACTGGCCTGAAATGAGCCGGGAATACCGCCAGAACCACCCCGACAGTATCCCCGACTGGTTGGCCTAA